Sequence from the Aquimarina sp. Aq107 genome:
TATATATATGAATTGCTCAGTACTAATTTTCCTTTGGTTACAACTACTAAATCGAAAGATGCAGAATTCATATTAGCAAAAACTCTGGTCGTTTCATTGTTTTTTTCTTTGGATAAAACACTATCCACTAATATTGAGGAAGAGTGCTTGTACGTAAATGATCCGAATGTTTCAAAAAAGAAATTGGTGATATTGGTGTAAGGAATATAAACAATTACTATTTCATGCTGATTAAGTTCATCATAGGCTATAAAATCATTTTCTAATACTTTAATGTTGTATTTTAAGTAATCTTTTAGCAATTCAGGATCAAATAAAGCTTTAGGTACGGCAGTATAAAGATCGTTTTCATAGATCACTTCTACAGTTTCAAAATCATATTTTAAATGTGTATTATGATCAAAAATATACTTGATTTTGTTTAAAACTTGCTC
This genomic interval carries:
- a CDS encoding DUF3822 family protein is translated as MTQIQNKSNTTGNTKYTLSIQVSLNGLSFCAVNSENEIVALEQDNFGVRLSPEQVLNKIKYIFDHNTHLKYDFETVEVIYENDLYTAVPKALFDPELLKDYLKYNIKVLENDFIAYDELNQHEIVIVYIPYTNITNFFFETFGSFTYKHSSSILVDSVLSKEKNNETTRVFANMNSASFDLVVVTKGKLVLSNSYIYETNEDFLYYVMFAAEQLRLNPEEFQLVFLGDISKDSPCYNIAYKYIRNVSFGNRNNTIQLPETMDSIDTHQHFVLLSHF